The Syngnathus scovelli strain Florida chromosome 13, RoL_Ssco_1.2, whole genome shotgun sequence genome has a window encoding:
- the LOC125979510 gene encoding chondroitin sulfate proteoglycan 4-like isoform X2 codes for MGRLVAELLLLLLISTGQVYAVSFNGNSAPQLQTAEAPLKTLTTQSDGDDSNVLLLRSLEVAEGSWAPLEPKHIKVNFDFTKLGLQPSEFMFRIEERAVHGHLQLDPISEDPKEEAVPVQGEETDLTFSMLDLWQGRVMYVHGGSEDPYDYFTFSIFSSSNKELPAYLREHHLYRFDINISPVNDAPVLSLPRGNIFNILQNTKRQLTRDMLNVSDPDSSQADLVFNSMGNFVEAGHLEHEDHPDRVIKVFSLHDLEEGKISFVHTGVSTSRMALRVSDGQKFSTTVILRIVAVELEYKLVNHTGLEVNQGGTSLITTNHLAVQINVADQPVEIFYHVTELPQYGELQRLHQSSKWKPTKSFSQKLLEQKQIRYVSTYRGIQPQNVTDRFRCNVSIGSFATEELVFPIAVRWIHFKITRSKMEVNGVLKVVVTPEDFHVITKGVKLNESDLYFRLLTEPKKGQLFLIDKLLKIDSTFSQKNITDGLVTYELLAKYPDDTRDICSFQVISTLANSSLDFRIHIRTESTDFTVVNKGMSVVEGGSKIITKNILFTNIASNREVHYSITSHPRHGLLRRIDLSNLTSINDNIVAFTNQDIIEERMMYVHDDSETKKDSFAFQIVVYKVNGRKEERNTVEHTVNISIQLINDQRPVRVVDKVFHVARDGQRLVTLSDLCYRDDDSDFEDDRLVYTRRGIPMGELVLASAPNHKLYEFTQQDLKQKNVLFVHSGVSFGRFVLFVSDGKHYVSTLMEVKAQDPYLEVSNNTGLMVQQGGITTLTSYDLSVFSNLDIRTPQQITFEVFLPPKHGVLQFKKNEAAAVAGSVSSFTQEDLEMKNLMYQHDGSHESSDGFNITARARERRGEGLADDWRKEVYLDIGVQIKIYLESHQRPPTVIRNLPVVVDEGHDVALSKNNLEVFHEDSHPSEIVFTIQQPPTLGFIERSSPQEKRQPKNGRHRHLFQEFRRQATTSFTQEDIDKGLVIYRQRTTGNSSSNDSVLLEATNGLTKVGPIQLEIDIIPKLLPLKVSDLILDEGSSLTITPDIITIDSHHFSGMNFLYQIIVPPRHGHLEHSRIPGMPISAFTHTEVEREYISYIHDGSETVRDNFTIMANQTENQKHSLPRVVHINVTPVNDETPVVINNQGLKVWVGSVTEISADDLSVEDSDTPPELLEFIITPPSNGYLALRSSLSKHILNFTQSHIQNGQLVFVHNGALSGGFHFQVNDGVNFAPRQIFSTTAHSLTLTLQRNHPIEVYQGSLTPISEQNLQVVTNEPNDIGRHHIVEFTVTVPPKLGRLVRHMLDNSTRDISTFTQSMVNSGIILYDQNKPVSAGRLAEDTFSFTVSSPPAFLPPTTFTILISNQPKKHHNHHHDSKLSNNAGAVVSEGGRVTIDKSKLDASNLLEKVPKPIQKDYHVIYRVIALPHHGALSIQGRNLTREQPNFSQVALNEFGVTYIHDDSETTSDSFTFQARVAPLDASPSLPPSHLSDSFPLPFYSASSSLPSEDFVPDRHVEDSLTITKTFNITVTPVNDQPPSTSDRSPSIKVVVGERVVLGPDSLQVEDHDTPPEELHYLVISKPNNGYLTLGERPEPVTSFTQYDVNHGRLHFTQQGEPSTGMFYFNITDGHHRPLYKIFNLEVIKPSVFIVNNTGLSLVQGRTAVILTTNQLAAQTNSHNQANITYTVTTHPHHGRIAINDQEVKTFFHEDLQYGRVVYHMTDLSESEDSFQISVSASAPGVEYGNVAAQTVKVIVRPLIYLREPVRVPSGIAVKLGKAMMDASELARISRANPVFEVLSPPKHGKLVKMTYGPNRAPEVLKSFTFRDVVQGRVAIEETLSDNPLPNNKTSLATSQGHAPATPRNDSFVFLLKAGNVQPAKGELHFTILPHHQMHHGPPGLKNTDSVSSEHQMTLLTTRNKTTTGGGRGMAGKETPTSSGAEGDLHPHILTHKNHSKTHHKPRPHHRTANHTRSHTKSGVDEAMWRREPPPQPRPPSEPEHALAKPPDTRPVHVEVLPRPSSDPLLIILPLLACLLLIVILVVLILVFRHQKEKQARMRLLQELAAVQLPAEGSPYSGRSERSVAAPSMVVTPLGAASCPVSPRVPEGPRRRSLAPGMTFWGPFDTEATSSDEHLRTWQSNERVISRNSLPAMSVEFKTSRRAKSPIPTLQGNQYWV; via the exons ATGGGACGATTAGTGGCTgagctgcttctgctgctgctcatTTCCACAGGACAAGTTTATGCAG TGTCATTTAATGGCAACAGCGCCCCCCAGCTGCAGACAGCGGAAGCTCCCTTGAAAACATTGACGACGCAAAGTGATGGCGACGACTCCAATGTCCTGTTATTGAGAAGCCTCGAGGTTGCAGAAGGAAGTTGGGCACCGTTGGAGCCCAAGCATATCAAG GTGAATTTTGATTTTACAAAGTTGGGTTTGCAACCGTCCGAGTTCATGTTCCGGATTGAGGAACGGGCAGTTCACGGTCACCTGCAGCTTGACCCCATTTCTGAAGATCCCAAAGAGGAAGCAGTCCCAGTCCAGGGAGAGGAGACAGACTTGACCTTTAGCATGCTTGACCTCTGGCAGGGTCGTGTGATGTACGTTCATGGCGGCTCAGAGGATCCCTATGACTACTTTACGTTCTCCATCTTCTCAAGCTCCAACAAGGAGCTCCCTGCGTATCTGAGGGAGCATCACCTGTATCGTTTTGACATCAACATCAGTCCTGTTAATGATGCGCCGGTTCTCAGCCTGCCACgtggaaatatttttaatattcttCAAAATACCAAACGGCAG CTGACAAGAGATATGCTGAACGTATCAGACCCTGATAGCAGTCAAGCCGACTTGGTCTTCAACTCCATGGGAAACTTTGTGGAGGCCGGACATCTTGAACATGAAGATCACCCGGACAG GGTTATTAAAGTGTTCTCCCTGCATGATCTGGAAGAGGGTAAGATTAGCTTTGTCCACACGGGGGTGTCTACCTCCAGAATGGCACTCAGGGTCAGCGATGGTCAGAAG ttcagcACGACAGTCATTTTGAGGATTGTTGCAGTGGAGCTTGAGTACAAACTGGTGAACCACACCGGACTGGAAGTGAACCAGGGCGGAACGTCGCTCATCACCACCAATCATCTTGCAGTACAAATTAATGTCGCTGATCAACCTGTGGAGATTTTCTATCATGTCACAGAGCTGCCCCAATACGGGGAGCTCCAACGTTTACACCAAAGTAGCAAATGGAAACCAACGAAATCCTTCTCTCAGAAACTTctagaacaaaaacaaatccgGTACGTCAGCACTTACCGTGGTATCCAGCCTCAGAACGTCACCGACCGGTTCCGATGTAACGTCAGCATTGGCTCATTTGCGACAGAAGAACTCGTGTTTCCGATCGCCGTACGATGGATTCATTTTAAGATCACAAGAAGCAAGATGGAGGTCAACGGTGTTCTCAAAGTTGTTGTCACTCCTGAAGACTTTCATGTGATTACCAAGGGGGTCAAATTGAACGAGAGTGACCTTTACTTCAGACTTCTAACAGAACCCAAGAAAGGTCAGCTATTTCTCATCGATAAACTTCTAAAAATTGACTCCACTTTCAGCCAGAAGAATATCACAGATGGCTTAGTGACGTACGAGTTGCTAGCTAAGTATCCCGATGACACGAGAGACATTTGTAGCTTTCAGGTGATTTCTACTCTCGCCAATTCAAGTCTCGACTTCCGAATCCACATCAGAACCGAGTCAACTGACTTCACCGTCGTAAACAAAGGCATGTCCGTTGTGGAAGGAGGAAGTAAAATCATTACGAAAAATATTCTCTTTACGAACATCGCCAGTAACCGCGAGGTTCACTATAGCATCACGTCGCATCCGAGACACGGTCTACTGAGGAGGATCGACCTCTCCAACTTGACCTCCATAAATGACAACATCGTAGCTTTCACCAATCAGGATATCATCGAAGAAAGGATGATGTACGTCCACGATGACAGCGAGACCAAAAAAGATTCTTTTGCTTTTCAAATTGTGGTCTACAAAGTCAATGGCAGGAAGGAGGAAAGAAACACAGTAGAACACACCGTCAACATCTCCATCCAACTCATCAATGATCAGCGGCCTGTTAGAGTTGTCGATAAAGTTTTCCACGTGGCCCGAGATGGACAGAGATTGGTGACTTTGAGTGACCTCTGTTACCGGGATGATGACTCGGACTTTGAGGATGATCGCCTGGTGTACACCCGGAGAGGGATTCCAATGGGGGAGCTGGTCTTGGCCAGTGCGCCCAATCACAAACTCTACGAGTTCACACAGCAAGACCTCAAGCAG AAAAATGTGCTATTTGTACACAGTGGAGTCAGCTTTGGTCGTTTTGTCCTTTTTGTGTCGGATGGGAAACATTATGTCTCTACCTTAATGGAG GTGAAGGCCCAAGATCCTTACCTAGAAGTGAGCAACAACACAGGCCTCATGGTCCAGCAGGGTGGCATAACAACTCTAACCTCATACGATCTCAGCGTCTTCAGTAACCTGGACATACGAACTCCACAGCAAATCACAtttgaagttttccttccaCCCAAACATGGAGTCCTCCAATTTAAGAAAAATGAAGCAGCAGCAGTGGCAGGTTCCGTTTCATCATTCACCCAGGAGGATCTGGAGATGAAGAACTTGATGTATCAGCATGACGGCAGCCATGAGTCATCCGATGGGTTTAATATCACTGCGAGAGCAAGGGAGAGACGTGGAGAGGGGCTGGCTGATGATTGGAGGAAGGAGGTCTATCTGGACATTGGGGTGCAGATAAAAATCTACCTTGAAAGTCATCAGAGGCCTCCAACAGTTATAAGGAATCTTCCAGTGGTGGTGGACGAAGGGCATGATGTTGCCTTAAGCAAGAACAATTTAGAG GTGTTTCATGAAGACAGCCACCCTTCAGAGATAGTCTTCACCATTCAACAACCTCCAACCCTCGGATTTATCGAAAGGTCTTCGCCTCAGGAAAAGCGTCAACCAAAAAATGGAAGACATCGGCATCTCTTCCAG GAATTCAGACGACAGGCAACAACCTCTTTCACCCAGGAAGACATCGACAAGGGTTTGGTCATCTATCGTCAGAGGACTACGGGAAACAGCAGTAGTAACGACTCTGTTCTGTTGGAGGCCACCAATGGCCTCACCAAGGTTGGACCAATTCAACTGGAGATTGATATTATTCCCAAACTTCTCCCACTGAAG GTGTCTGACCTGATCTTGGATGAGGGGTCCTCTCTGACGATCACACCTGACATCATCACGATAGACAGTCATCACTTCTCAGGGATGAATTTCCTCTATCAAATCATCGTTCCTCCACGACACGGTCACTTGGAGCACAGTCGGATCCCAGGGATGCCCATCTCGGCATTCACTCACACTGAG GTGGAACGTGAATATATTTCTTATATCCACGATGGCAGTGAAACAGTGAGAGACAATTTCACCATCATGGCCAACCAGACGGAGAACCAGAAGCACAGTCTTCCACGTGTTGTCCACATCAATGTCACACCTGTCAATGATGAGACACCTGTCGTTATAAACAACCAAGGCCTGAAG GTTTGGGTGGGTTCTGTGACCGAAATCTCTGCGGATGATCTAAGTGTGGAGGACTCAGACACTCCACCCGAGTTGCTCGAGTTCATCATCACACCGCCCAGTAACGGTTATCTAGCTCTGAGGAGTTCCCTGTCCAAACACATCCTGAACTTCACACAGAGTCATATTCAAAATGGCCAGCTGGTCTTTGTGCACAATG GTGCTTTATCCGGAGGTTTCCACTTCCAAGTTAATGATGGCGTGAACTTTGCCCCTCGCCAGATCTTCAGCACGACAGCTCATTCGCTCACCCTCACGCTACAAAGAAACCATCCCATTGAGGTGTACCAAG GTTCATTGACCCCAATTTCTGAGCAAAACCTTCAGGTGGTGACCAATGAACCCAATGATATCGGAAGACACCACATTGTGGAGTTTACCGTGACCGTTCCGCCAAAACTTGGCCGCTTGGTCCGTCACATGCTAGACAACTCTACTCGGGACATTTCTACATTCACACAGAGCATG GTGAACTCGGGGATTATTTTGTATGATCAGAACAAACCGGTTTCAGCGGGACGGTTGGCTGAAGACACATTTTCTTTCACTGTATCTTCTCCTCCTGCTTTCCTGccaccaaccaccttcacaaTCTTGATCTCCAACCAGCCAAAGAAACATCACAATCATCACCATGACAGCAAACTCTCCAACAATGCAG GTGCTGTGGTGTCGGAGGGCGGCAGGGTTACAATCGACAAATCAAAACTCGATGCATCGAATCTCCTGGAGAAAGTACCCAAGCCAATCCAGAAAGACTACCATGTCATCTACCGGGTTATTGCCTTGCCGCACCACGGCGCTTTGTCAATCCAAGGACGCAACCTCACTAG GGAACAACCGAATTTCTCTCAGGTGGCTCTAAACGAATTTGGCGTGACATACATCCATGATGACTCTGAGACCACAAGCGACAGTTTCACTTTCCAAGCCCGGGTGGCCCCTCTGGATGCCTCCCCGTCTTTACCTCCGTCTCATTTATCCGATTCCTTCCCGTTGCCGTTCTATTCGGCCTCGTCCTCCCTTCCGTCGGAAGACTTTGTGCCTGATCGCCACGTCGAGGACAGCCTGACAATCACGAAGACTTTTAACATCACGGTGACGCCGGTCAATGACCAGCCGCCATCGACTAGCGACAGATCCCCGAGTATAAAAGTCGTTGTTGGGGAAAGAGTCGTTCTCGGACCGGACAGTCTTCAG GTTGAAGATCATGACACCCCTCCAGAGGAGCTCCATTACCTTGTGATTAGCAAGCCCAACAACGGCTACCTGACGCTGGGCGAAAGACCAGAACCGGTGACATCCTTCACCCAGTATGACGTGAACCACGGTCGGCTACATTTTACACAGCAG GGCGAGCCATCAACTGGAATGTTCTACTTCAACATCACTGACGGACACCATCGTCCACTCTACAAAATATTCAATTTGGAGGTGATCAAGCCTTCTGTTTTTATCGTGAACAACACCGGCCTATCGTTAGTTCAAGGCAGAACGGCGGTGATTCTAACAACCAATCAGCTGGCAGCTCAAACAAACAGTCACAACCAGGCCAACATTACCTACACGGTCACCACGCACCCTCATCACGGACGCATCGCTATAAACGATCAAGAAGTCAAGACCTTCTTCCACGAGGATCTGCAATACGGCCGTGTGGTCTATCACATGACTGATCTCAGCGAATCGGAGGACAGCTTTCAGATCTCCGTGTCGGCCTCGGCGCCGGGTGTCGAGTATGGAAATGTGGCCGCGCAGACGGTGAAGGTAATCGTGCGGCCACTCATCTATCTGCGAGAACCTGTGAGAGTCCCCAGCGGCATTGCTGTCAAACTGGGGAAAGCCATGATGGATGCCTCCGAGCTGGCGAGAATCAGCAGAGCCAATCCGGTCTTTGAGGTTCTGTCTCCACCCAAACATGGAAAGCTAGTCAAG ATGACATATGGCCCCAACAGAGCCCCAGAAGTCTTAAAGTCGTTTACATTCCGCGACGTGGTTCAAGGACGCGTCGCCATCGAGGAGACGTTGAGCGACAACCCGCTACCCAATAACAAAACCTCGCTCGCGACGTCGCAGGGCCACGCCCCCGCCACGCCTCGCAACGATTCTTTCGTCTTCCTGCTGAAGGCCGGAAACGTTCAGCCGGCCAAAGGTGAGCTTCACTTCACCATCTTACCTCACCACCAAATGCATCACGGCCCGCCTGGGTTGAAAAACACGGATAGTGTGAGTAGTGAACACCAAATGACGTTGCTAACCACACGGAACAAGACAACCACTGGAGGGGGGAGAGGAATGGCGGGGAAGGAAACCCCCACGTCCAGCGGGGCGGAAGGGGATTTGCATCCTCACATCCTGACACACAAGAACCACAGCAAGACCCACCACAAGCCGAGACCTCACCACCGCACGGCAA